The DNA region aaataataaatggaaacgttatttctatttttaaaagatctgTATGATCtcttaaaaaggaaataaaataatcaaaaagaaattattacttttttacagAATCTATATgattctttgctttttttctacaaaactGATCTAAGATCTTAATTCTTACGtcttaaagaatataaaaagaaaaaaaaaaaagaaaaaataattgaaaaaggatgaaatttaacattcgtccttttctttccttaggATGAGGAGGAGCGATACGAGTAAATACGACGTCTCCGAGGTCGCAGGAGTAACCATTTTGCTCCTCGTCGCATTGACTCCTGCTCTTTGCTCCGCCGGAATCCTGGACCCTTTTCAATGGGCAAGAAGCGATCGAATCGAAGTGAACATACCATGGTTACCATGTAAATATTACTTCCTATATATCTAATCcacttatgtatataaaaaaaaaaaaaaaacagcaataacgagtagaaagaaaaataagtatataaaaaaaaaataatcgagacatcacgattgaaaaattcatactATGTACTTTACAGTCGAGAACGAAACAAGGTGTTACGATGAATTAGGCTGTTTAAACATAACCAGAAGTTGGTATCACTTGATGCATCGACCACTCAACGTATTCCCTTTACCGAGAGAGGTAATCAATACCAGCTTCATTCTTTACACCAATGACAATCCAACTGTGGTGAGTTcgataaagaattttcatCTTAAACATTCCAATCGTATAATTCaatgaaacgaatgaattcATGATCATAGGGTCACGTATTGATGGTAGCCAAGGACAAGTCTATCAAATATTCCAATTTTGATCCTAAACGAAAGACTAAGTTCATCATCCATGGTTTCATTGATACACCACTTAGCAGTTGGGTAAAGGTAtagagtatataatataatatatctttttaagtattataaattaaaaacaaacgaattaatattcatatattaatatttaggAAATGAGGAACGAATTGTTAAAACACGGAGATTACAATGTAATTGTGGTTGATTGGGCTGGTGGTAGTCTACCACTTTATACTCAAGCTACTGCCAATACCAGATTAGTAGGCTTAGAAATAGCTCATCTTATAAAACACTTGCAGgtgaagaaaaattcaattgttaattatattagcatgattttgttattactatatatctatatatgcacTTGTTATAATGACATTTGTTTgtttgacgaaaaaaaaataaataaataaaacagacCAACTACGGATTGGATCCAAACGATATTCATCTGATAGGTCACAGTCTTGGTGCTCATACAGCTGGTTATGCTGGTGAAAAATTACGTGGTAACATCGGTCGAATAACAGGCTTAGATCCAGCGGAACCATATTTTCAGGGAATGCCAAGTCACATTCGTTTGGATTATACCGATGCCCAACTGGTCGACGTTATTCATACGGATGGAAagagtatatttttcttaggTAGGCGAGTCCAAAATccagagaaaaacaaaaagaggaaatgTATACATCTTTCTGAACAATTTatcgctaaaaaaaaaaaaaaaagaacaaaaaaaaaacaaatcttgTCAATACTACATCATAAACGAAATTTCACCGCAGTgcatattttatcttttagttgtagaaaatgataagaaaaagaatgtcgattgaaaatgtttttattcgtttaactcaattcgttaattaattcgtataacAATTGCAAATAACATCGAAGTAAGCagcagaaaataaatttattatatactttgtGCATATTCATGGAACTGAAATTTCATCGTACAACATTATCATCTGTGTTTCAtcttggaaaagagaaaatagaaagaaaaaaaaaaaaaaggaaaagaaaaagagaaaaatttacatacatacatataaatgttccttatcgttatttaatattagaaatgaaaatattaatattaatttgtataattaattggaaataacgttaagataaatttttaattacaatacgTCTATCTTCTTGAtgtatgaaatttcatttatgaTTTATCAATGATCGTCGACTGTTTGATCAAAATATTAAGAGATCTAAAATGAtaatgagaaattaaataaataaaaaactataagGGCTTCCAGGTTATGGGATGAGCCAAGCTTGTGGACATTTGGACTTTTATCCGAACAATGGAAAAGAACAACCAGGTTGTACGGACCTAAGTGAGACAACACCATCTTTACCATTGACTCTAATACGTGAAGGTTTCGATGAAGCATCACGGGTCCTGGTGGCTTGCAATCATGTGCGTGCCATAAAGCTCTTTACCGAGAGCATCAATTCGAAGTGTCAATATATAGCTCACGAATGTTCGAGTTATACTACATTCCTGAAAGGAGAGTGTTTTTCCTGCAAGGGCAACGATAGTCTAAACTGTGCGATAATGGGCTATCACGCCGATGCTAGTCCAGCTTTGCTAAAACGTAGAGCTATTAAACAGGATGTTTCTTCGTTGCTAGgatctaaatttttttttaacaccgGCAAGGAGGATCCTTATTGCAGTAAGTTAAATAACAAGTTGGAATGATCTTGTATTTAATCGTTGTTGCTGTTTTTgttaatctatataatatcttcataaattttaagacattttattaaatagaagTTAATCAGTTTTAAAgactattataaatatttgatatatacgtatatatatttttgtttgtttctaataaatcgatgaattattatttaggaAGACACTATAGGATAACAATCAATCTAGCTAGACCACCAACTGCTGAAAGTTGGGTTCAAGGTTTCATGAAGGTCACTCTTCATGCTGACAACGGACTGATACGTAATATGGATCTCACGCCTAGGtgcgattataataatatccacTTCGAGTGTCTACATCTAAATTGGCCGTCATTACGAATTATTcatgatttttcaaattgcAGTGGTTATATGAGACTAGAACATGGCTCGAGCGTACGAATGGTAGTTGCTCATCCATCAGGTTCGATTGGCAAGATCAGACGTGTCGAGTTATCTTGGTCTTATGATATGGACGTGCTTCAACCGCGATCACTATGCTTTTTTTGGTGTAACGATCGACTATACGTAAACAGTGTTAATGTTGACGTTATGGAATTACCAGGAAGAGGGTGagtcttttaatatatacctaACATTAAACAACAAGTTAGcgtgataataacaataataattacatttaaaattaattaacaatttagttaagtgaaattttcaacgataatgTGCTTTATACTCTAACAATAAGATATgttgcaataaattttttttatctgtgttacataacaaatagaaaaagagagaccgaTCTCTCCAGCAAGTTATGTTCAGCGAATAGGCAGCAATACACAGAAATTGCCAGTGGTTCGGCAGCTTCGTTCGTTGACAATTGTTGATGATCAATGAATTCAATTAAATCTTCGCGCATGGATGGGGactgataataatattcatgtatgtacatgAACAGTGatataagtaagtacatacatacgtcatACACAGAATCTTCGTCAAATTTGTTTCTCGactatatttcgaaaaaaaaagaaaagagagcacAAAAGTATCAACACTATTAACTCCAGTATGTGCAAATGATTTAACATAAGAATATTACATGCGTGTAAACGCTCAACACTCGGTAGAGATCTTTTCcttaagaaaaagacaaaaaatagtaataaaaagaaaagaagttaataataataataataataataataataataataataataataataataataataataatagtattaatagtaataataataataataataataataataataataataataataaacagacAAGAAGGCATCGTCGATAAAATTGCTATACTTTTGGTAATGATCGAGAGGATTGTTAAAAGCATTttcttgcaattttttttcttttttttttttgttcatttttttctcattttttatatcctttggACATAGCTAACATTACAAGTAAATTAAAGCGTTTTATATAGCTAATTCTTCAGCTAACTGTAAAATCTCTCTTCAacagtattaattattaatcgattttgtaTATCTTGtgtacaagatatatatatatatatatgtatgtgtatatatatatataatatatatatatatatacatgatgaatatacgtaataaaagATGCGCGCGATGAACATGTGCGTGcgtgttgtgtgtgtatgtacgtgagTTAATGACGGATGAtaatgtgtgtctgtgtgtgatTTCGATTATAAAGCTAATATActctaatgtaaaaaataaagaataagcgACGAGGTCATCATCAATTACAGTACGAAGCAATTATCTgcgtttatctttttttttctattttttttttgttttttcttttttttcctttcaattcggcatgttttttttgtttgtttgtttgttttatttccttctgtTGTTGCATTGTAACTATGACTTAGTCTAActctactattttcttttgcatctCTACTATGtcgttttaattctttttttctttttttttttgttctttttccctttactttttttggtcttttttcttttattatcgttcttttctactttcattGCATGGACAGTATAAACGAAGAAACTATTAGCCATTATTATTCGCATAGGAACGTTAattatttgtgtgtatgtgtgtgtgtgtgcgcgtgtgtgtatatgtctgtatgtatgtatgtgcaactatatatcattttataatttaaatatcattttttttttttaatgaaacgcGTAAAGATTTAACTTGTACTCTTCAGGAACACATTGTACACAATGAGAGTGACTGTGTATAtcgtcaaataaaaataatagtcgaTCCGTGATAGGTTTTTGGGCAGCTCTGTATAACAttgttatatttctctctctttctctctctctctctctctctctttctctctctttctctctctctctctctctctctctcacacactttctctctcattctccctcacttttttcgttctctctctctctctctctctctttctttctctctctctctctctttcagaaACTGTGATAAGCGTAACGGTGCCTTTAAACATTTCTTCGCTACAATTACATAGATGAAGCTGAATTTGTTTAACAAtagtaatgatgatgacgatgtgatgacgatgatgatgatggcgacgataatgatgatgacgatgaagctgatgacgatgacgatgatgatgatgacgatgacgatgatgatgatagagatgaataagaagaagaagaagaagaagaagaagaatatatcaTCTGTTTTCGATGACAATGTTGAGAGTTCAAAAACATCGTTTAAGATTCTTCATTAATCCCATAAACACGTTGAAATAGTTATGAAACTAATAATGTTAATGTGTTAAATATGTTCTATATAAGCGAAATggtgaaataatatatatacatatatgtatgtaagtttAACGTTTAGGAAACtcaaaaagaggaaaaatcaaagaaacgCATCTGCGAGTACAACTTATTGATGTTTTACAATGTTTACTCCTTTGATAAACGTTTTACACGTCTCTCAATCCATCGCTTATACAAAAAAGATCATCGCGAAGAGTGCAGCTATACATGATAACACATGGGGATCTTGTATCTTACACGAGATTCAACAATGATCGAGTAAAAAAGCCGTCCGCTTGCTTGCTTCGCGCGGTAACAAGGGGatggtaaaatatatatatgtatatgtgtgtatatgatatatatatatatataaacacatatatacatacatatataagtatgtatatgcatatatatatatatataagtatgtatatatacacacataaatatatatatatatatagacatacaaTGTGATATATAGAGGGATCTAcataatataatctaataatctctatctctttataaCATAGAatctgtatataaataataaataaaaagtgagaAGGAGAATAGTATGGCGTTATTAGCTTGGTAAAACTTTGAGCACTAAACTTACCAACACGAACATTCAAGATTTTTAATGACGAGAAATCGTCGACGACGATAGATGaacaaacgaataaacaaaaaaaatacgaacgtGTAGAGAACAGTGAGATAACTAACAACGGGTGTGAATATACATCTGATTCATTTGGCATAATAGTCTAAAGTGTTCTTTGCTAGCGTAATAGAATGGTCAGTGAAGATCATCGACCCAAGCAGTGTCTAACGACTCGATCAGAGTACGAACAAAAGCCATTTCCTTTCGtgcattttctaatataacaCGAGGATCTTGTGATGTGCACCGTAAAATGTTTGGTGCCATTACCATTGCAAGATTATTTGCATCCATTTTGGTACGTGCTACTACTTCGGGCCTGGCAAATatctaaaatgaaaaatttgatttattttagcTTACTATTGTAATAGATCCCATTTTCGATAATGATCATTAACCCCCGTTGCGTTACAACTATCAAGCAGCATTGTTGGCATAACAACAAGATAACACGTAAACTCACGCGTACATATGAAGAGCACGCGAAGAACGCGTGTACGATACTTATCGCAAAATTACGGTATTATCGAaacttatacatttttattaatataattattaaaaaaggcCAATATTGATAGCAGTACTGGAAATTGGAATGGAAAGCTTTGAGTTGTTATGTCAGCGAAATGCTAAAACGTTCGTTGAAGCGCAAAGGGTTAACAGGATTAATTACTTACCTGTAAGAATCGTATAAGGTGACACAAAACGCGTCGATTGAGATCAGGCAATCTATCAACGATAGCAGCTACGCTACTTGCTGAAACTTGTGCATCGTCGTGACGCATCGATACGCACTCCGTATAAAAGGAGTCGGGTATCAAAGGCTCGTACAATTCGCGTACCCATAACTTTAATAAGGAAGCAGGAGCATGTGCATCTTGGGACGCTGCCAATATCGCACCATCCTCAAATTTATCTAAGCAGGCTTTCAAAGCGCTAACTTCGTCGGCATCGGCTGATACTCGGAATATACCCTCCGTTAACGTTCCACCACGTACCAATACTTGTCTGGTTAAGGTCGTTTGTATCCATGGTAATTCTCGAAGAGGGAAACGATCTCTTTGCAAAGCCATTACTTCGGATAATGTTGCACCAAACATCGATGCACGGAAAATTTGGATCTACCGTTGAAAATAGAAGAGTAGAAAATTGTAGGCACGTTTTAGACACAGTTagattatttatgaaataattaccCTGGCTTGATCGATATCTTCTATGGTAGCTTTACGTGGCTGTCGTTTACCATGAGCACCAATCCGCTGAAGACGTTTACAGGCAACGGTTGCATAATGACTGACCTGTACATGAATCGGCCACTTAGCCACCTCTGGAAATTGGAAGTTCGGATCGCGGTGCCTATTCATGTATCCTTCGAGGTAAGGTTCGAATGTAGCGCTAGGTGGTACGAAGGCTAAACAGACAGCCATCAGTTCCCAGCCTCTACGAAGACTTTCTTTTCGTGGATTTTCTGTAGTCTGTCTACAGATTTGAACGTATAATTCATCGCGTAACGGTGGTTTCGAAAATGCTGTATTTACGATGTCCATAGCAACTCCGTCTAACGTCATACCAACGTTTGCCTTACGATCACCCATATATACCTGAACCAATCGAAACAAATTGCAAGCCTctcttttcaataatttttcaccGTCTACGACAACCAACATAGGCTGGGGTATCGGATCCTTCGACCAACTGAGAATATCGCGGACACTGAATTTCTTTCGGAACAATAATCTCAATCCCTTCGGTCGCCCACAATTCAAGTTAAGATTGTCTTGAgcatatttttcgatatcacCACCACTGGTACTATCGTCACGGCGTGCCTCATCTAAATCTGCATTATCGTTTCCTGTAACCCCGCTTGGTGTAGAAGTTAGGGTGGACGATGGTAAAGATACTCGTCTTACGCACGGAACGACAGTATCTTGTGTCTCTGGTTGCGTCACTATAGTCGGCGAAGCTGGTGGAGATGGTTGCGGCCTTGTTAACGTGTCGGCTGTATTATAATAGGTCGCTAAACCAGCAGTGTCGTAGTTACCTAGATCTATAATCACAAATGAAAGAGATTAGTTAAGATCGTTGtatcattgatataaattaaaatgtattatatcgaCGATATTCAATGTATTAACCAGCATAATGATCTTCGAGATACTCTTGGCTAGACGAATCGCCCTGATTACTTGCTGCCTCGTCATCGGCAAACTGATCGTCCGAATCATCGTCGACTCTTCCTCCGATACCTCCGCTTCGACCACCTTCTTCGTCTAAAGAATCATCACCCTCTTCTACTAACAATGGATCTCCAAACTTGTAACAACCTTTAAAAAcgatattcataatatttcgtAACATACGACACATCATCGGATAATACGGAATAGAACATCTAAATACCCGATAGCTTAGCTTGCTGAAGAATATAATGTTGAAGTGGTAACAAATGGTCGGCATCTGATAAAAGATTTCCATAGAAAGGAGACAACGGTGGACTTGGATTACCattgcttctctttttcttactatcTTCCGTATCCAAATGACCTTCTATATCTTCCCCTACAGCACTATTACTACTGCTGTTGCTACTGTTGCTACTGCTTGTGTTACTACTAAGTCGCTGCCTAGATTGTTCGTGACTTTGACTTATCAAATAACGCTCGTGCATCGCATCctcgtctctatctcttcttctactttgctgttgctgttgctgctgctgctgttgctgctgctgctgttgttgctgttgttgttgctgctgatGTAATTGTTGCAACTTTTGCTGTTGCACGAAACTGTAACTACGAGCCAGAGGCTGCGACGTGCCTACGAAACAATCACAATCGAAGTTCAATACTTTGGAAGCGTACAATTTAAAGGCAACATCGTACAATTATGTACTTACAGTCGAGCGAATTATTGCACGCTGTGTTTCTTCtatattccttctctctgtcaCGATcccgttctctttctctctcagatACTTCCATACTTCTTTGCTTAGCTACGTTACCAATAATTCCTGTACCTCGCACTAGACTCTTGGATGGATCGTTTCTCTCTGCTAACATTGCCCCATACATATCACGAACATTTGCTTCTGACAATGACGCGGAACATCCATAATGTCTTTTACCTATACTACCTGTAGTATCTTGCTTATTCATATTCCGTGGATGCATGGAACTTGGATAAAAGGCAGAAGTATTAGATTTGTCCAAACtattaactctttctctttgatgcATTTCCCAATCTCTTTCCCTAAGGAAACGGTTACCACTTTCGACCAACGAACCATACTTTTCACCTTGCGATTTATAACTATGACTTATTTGAACTTCTGGCGGACGATAGGGTGGCATTTCTTGCCTAAATACTCTTGACTCCATTAAAGAATCTCTATATGGAGACGTACTTGGTTCAGGACCGTAGGAACCCCTACTACTTTCTTTAcctaaattttcaaatatatttgaataatcgatctttcgattcgattcgataaaagaaTCTTCCGAAATCTTaccatttttgttcttttcaagATCCAAATTTCCTACTCTACCCTCGCGTTGTGTATCTGGGAAAGTCTTTTTCTTGAAGAGAGGGGTACTAGTTGAGAGAGACAATCCCAGTGGTGGTGGTTCGCCCAACGGTATAGACTTCTGATTTTTAACGCTTTCAAGAGTTCCACTTTTGTGACATCTACCTTCTAACGTGCCGCTATGCTGCCTAGGTGAAGACTGAGCGTGTGCCGGAGGAGGCTGGACCGTagaacgatgatgatgacgatgcgGTGAGTCCAACAATCGATACCCTGTTGATTCTAAAGACGTACGACTATGGGAGACAGAACTATCACTGGATCGACCAGAATCTTGCGAATGATTATGTTGCCGTCTAGTCGCCGGTACTTCGTGATGTCTATGGTGTCGATTAttatggtgatgatgatgatgatgatgatgtcgTCTCGAGGAAGGAGATGGAGACGGCGGAGATGTCTGCATATCCACACCGATACCAGATGTTCGAGATTTACTTGCATTACCCACTTGCTATCGAACAAAAATGatgtataaaattgatatacgAAGCACATTAAACAGATATCTTTGtgcaaataataatcttaCCAGTGTAACAGATAAATTAGGATTGTCTTGATGATTGAAACGCATCGAACGACTAACAGGTGTTTGAGTCTGCGTAGACACagactctttctttcttgattctGCATTTTTTTGGACATCACCTCCGCTACTACCAGCCGGCTCTGTGTTCTGTTTTAACGTCTACAATTTCCCAGTTTTTATAGATTGAAAAACttgtaaaaatgtaaagaagTATAAAGcggataaaattatttacctgAAGCTTCGCTAAAGGGATAATGTCGCAATCGGTTGGGCGGTGCCAAACAGTTTTCTGAGATGTGGcattataatagtaaaatcTTGAAGTATTCTGATCAAATAATTCCCACCATTGATTATTATCCGTCTTCTtcctataaattattcataagtGTGAACTAATGAATGATTCATAACTTCAAAATGGTTATATTGgtttaacgatataaaaactTATGATATCTTACACAGGTACGCCAGGTGGTGGATCCCATACGCATTCTCCAGTAGTAAGATTAGCATACATATGCTCCTTTGTACGTGGTTCTATGATTTCAACCCATTCCATCCTACTGTAATTATTTGCAATTAAGACATCAGATATAAGATACATATGACATAGATTTTTTGCatgcatatatctatctatattctAAAAGGAATATgaatcaattataaatataaccaAATTAACCAAAGTAACCCAAACTAAAGTAAATACATTAAACGGCAAGTAGATACAAGTAGATATAAGTAACCAACTCATTGCCAGAGACACATAGACATAATCCATTAGTCACTTTTTTTCCAGAAATAAAAGAcatgataaaaatacaaacataataaaaaaaaaaaaaggaaaagagaaaagtaaagaaaaaaaaaaaaaaagacacaaGAAAGAACACTCGACCCCTATTGTTAAGATCATAAATTGATGGGAATGCTGGTGGCATTACAAGCAACTGCCTGATGTCATGTTATCCGTTTAATTGGTTAAAATAGGCCGCGGAGAGTCATTCGCGCGTAGATCGTGTACGTATAgtcgcgaaaaaagaaaaatgaatgcgCGAAATcgtgaaagaaggaaaaaagaaaaaaaaggaaagataacgCAGTGCGCACAGAAAGGGAACGAGAACGAAGGCATAAAAATGACAATGTAAAACACAATAAGGAAATTGCAAGGGACCCGCCCCAATATCTTCTAGAATCGTGAGAAACGTGATAACTAAGTCCCATCTAAGAACACGAAAAACCTGTCTACAGTGAAAACTGGGACGGGTCAGTGGTAAAAATTCACTATCGATCTGCAAACCATTCGGCCAAaagcatacatacattaaatCGTTATGCGACTATCGCGTTTACGACTTTAATCATagagaaaattgatttattttacctGTCGGATGCCATTTCGAACTATTCTTCTTAAATTCGTGCACTGAACAGTATAACTTAACGTCACTATCTGACACTTCATAAGAACAACAATGACACTTCGATGTTGCAACGTCCCATTTCCACGAGCACGAGCGACGCACTCCCTTCATGGCAGCCTAGCGCGGCCATCTTTATCCTTGCAATCAAGCCAAACTTCTCTCTACCTTATTTTAGATAAGGCGTGTACtcttacatacatttttatttcgatattacttAACGTACGCctttagaataataattttatatatatatatatatatacatatatatatattatatatatttttttattattttttgttgatcgactcaaataaaaaattattactaattaaaGTATACAAACTTATCGTTTAGAATAGATTACATATCGTCATTTTCCGAATAACAATGTGAATAACTtttcacttatatatatgtatgtgtgtgtatgtatatatatatatagatagatagatagatagacatatatatacacgtatatattagacaatttttcaaaacttaTTTAGAAAGTTTACTACTATTCATTGTGTATCATATTCCgtgagaataatatttaataatcaacaTCATATTGTCtgcaataatttattacaaacgtCATCTTCGGACGTGCTATTATGCGAATACCGAATTTGGTATAGGTTAGAAAGACTGACACCATATTTTCTCTGATATAGATACCAcactaataaaaatgaaatggcATATCACTGCTCGAATTAATTCCTccattgttccttttttttttcttttttctccttttccatttattatttcctataatattgatcgatcgatctatttaAAGCACACGATTCTTTAAACAAATGATAcacaaacaaatattataaatttgtagatATTCACTTTAACACACAcaataaagaataatgaaataacgatCTCACTGGTATTAACTCTTagcataatttaatattacatttttttgcaataaaaaagtaaataaataaatatataaaaaacaatcttttcgataattattgttgttaataaACATAGTTAACGAAGTAcaataagattattaatgaatatgaTAAAAGTGATTTCATCCACGAGTagatttaaatagaaatgataatcaataaataatgtctatgtatgtatgtgcatgtgtatgtgtgaaaaaatatatatatatatattacattaactAGAACGAAGATTACAAAGAAGTCATGCAAAATCAGAAAGAAGCTTTGGAGATACAGTTGGTGATTGTTGCGCCATCTAAAGGACAATTGCAAAGTTACAGCAATCTTTATCATAGAAGAGTTATTGGTCTAAGTGTTTTTTGCAGTTAGTATCTTGTGTCATCGTATTAATTTGTGACGCGTTTATGTTGttgataattaatacttatgaggtacagatatatatattgttgcaTTATCCAAAGTCAATCGCGTATAATAgtgttgtaaaaaaataatacgaggCGTATTATTTCTGTTGAAAGAGTTGAATTTAACTGGAAAATATATCATGGATGATCACAACATggatcaaaatattttaacagtGCTGAAACTTCTTATGATAGGAGAATCTAACGTGGGTAAATCAAGGTAGATATATTGTAAggttatacgtatatacacatatatatttcatttttcttaatatgaTTAATTCGAAGTATAAAGTTAGTTGATAATataacgtttttttcttctttttttctttctattctatacttttttcttttattttattatattttttttttttgcagtaTACTTTTAAGGTT from Vespula pensylvanica isolate Volc-1 chromosome 12, ASM1446617v1, whole genome shotgun sequence includes:
- the LOC122633575 gene encoding pancreatic triacylglycerol lipase-like isoform X3; its protein translation is MMRRSDTSKYDVSEVAGVTILLLVALTPALCSAGILDPFQWARSDRIEVNIPWLPFENETRCYDELGCLNITRSWYHLMHRPLNVFPLPREVINTSFILYTNDNPTVGHVLMVAKDKSIKYSNFDPKRKTKFIIHGFIDTPLSSWVKEMRNELLKHGDYNVIVVDWAGGSLPLYTQATANTRLVGLEIAHLIKHLQTNYGLDPNDIHLIGHSLGAHTAGYAGEKLRGNIGRITGLDPAEPYFQGMPSHIRLDYTDAQLVDVIHTDGKSIFFLGYGMSQACGHLDFYPNNGKEQPGCTDLSETTPSLPLTLIREGFDEASRVLVACNHVRAIKLFTESINSKCQYIAHECSSYTTFLKGECFSCKGNDSLNCAIMGYHADASPALLKRRAIKQDVSSLLGSKFFFNTGKEDPYCRRHYRITINLARPPTAESWVQGFMKVTLHADNGLIRNMDLTPRCDYNNIHFECLHLNWPSLRIIHDFSNCSGYMRLEHGSSVRMVVAHPSGSIGKIRRVELSWSYDMDVLQPRSLCFFWCNDRLYVNSVNVDVMELPGRGKRETDLSSKLCSANRQQYTEIASGSAASFVDNC
- the LOC122633575 gene encoding pancreatic triacylglycerol lipase-like isoform X4, with the protein product MMRRSDTSKYDVSEVAGVTILLLVALTPALCSAGILDPFQWARSDRIEVNIPWLPFENETRCYDELGCLNITRSWYHLMHRPLNVFPLPREVINTSFILYTNDNPTVGHVLMVAKDKSIKYSNFDPKRKTKFIIHGFIDTPLSSWVKEMRNELLKHGDYNVIVVDWAGGSLPLYTQATANTRLVGLEIAHLIKHLQTNYGLDPNDIHLIGHSLGAHTAGYAGEKLRGNIGRITGLDPAEPYFQGMPSHIRLDYTDAQLVDVIHTDGKSIFFLGLPGYGMSQACGHLDFYPNNGKEQPGCTDLSETTPSLPLTLIREGFDEASRVLVACNHVRAIKLFTESINSKCQYIAHECSSYTTFLKGECFSCKGNDSLNCAIMGYHADASPALLKRRAIKQDVSSLLGSKFFFNTGKEDPYCRRHYRITINLARPPTAESWVQGFMKVTLHADNGLIRNMDLTPSGYMRLEHGSSVRMVVAHPSGSIGKIRRVELSWSYDMDVLQPRSLCFFWCNDRLYVNSVNVDVMELPGRGKRETDLSSKLCSANRQQYTEIASGSAASFVDNC
- the LOC122633575 gene encoding pancreatic triacylglycerol lipase-like isoform X1, which translates into the protein MMRRSDTSKYDVSEVAGVTILLLVALTPALCSAGILDPFQWARSDRIEVNIPWLPFENETRCYDELGCLNITRSWYHLMHRPLNVFPLPREVINTSFILYTNDNPTVGHVLMVAKDKSIKYSNFDPKRKTKFIIHGFIDTPLSSWVKEMRNELLKHGDYNVIVVDWAGGSLPLYTQATANTRLVGLEIAHLIKHLQTNYGLDPNDIHLIGHSLGAHTAGYAGEKLRGNIGRITGLDPAEPYFQGMPSHIRLDYTDAQLVDVIHTDGKSIFFLGLPGYGMSQACGHLDFYPNNGKEQPGCTDLSETTPSLPLTLIREGFDEASRVLVACNHVRAIKLFTESINSKCQYIAHECSSYTTFLKGECFSCKGNDSLNCAIMGYHADASPALLKRRAIKQDVSSLLGSKFFFNTGKEDPYCRRHYRITINLARPPTAESWVQGFMKVTLHADNGLIRNMDLTPRCDYNNIHFECLHLNWPSLRIIHDFSNCSGYMRLEHGSSVRMVVAHPSGSIGKIRRVELSWSYDMDVLQPRSLCFFWCNDRLYVNSVNVDVMELPGRGKRETDLSSKLCSANRQQYTEIASGSAASFVDNC